One segment of Gammaproteobacteria bacterium DNA contains the following:
- the gatA gene encoding Asp-tRNA(Asn)/Glu-tRNA(Gln) amidotransferase subunit GatA, whose protein sequence is MLEKTIAELSSDLSTGKISSLELTKEYLKRIKQHDSGINSYITVTEEQALAQAKAADERIAAKTHRQLTGIPIAHKDIFCTLGVKTSCASKMLDNFVSPYDATVVEKFNTEGAIMLGKTNMDEFAMGSSNESSFYGPVHNPWDLERIPGGSSGGSAAAVVARLAVASTGTDTGGSIRQPAAMCGVTGLKPTYGRVSRWGMIAFASSLDQAGPFARSAEDAAILLNAMAGFDPKDSTSAERDVPDYTQALNNSLKGLTIGLPKEYFDDALDAGTGAVIEEARQVLGKLGASFKDISLPNTRLSVPAYYVVAPAECSSNLSRFDGVRYGYRCKNAVDLEDLYKRSRGEGFGAEVKRRIMIGAYALSAGYYDAYYLKAQQIRRLISEDFTKAFQEVDLILGPTAPETAFKIGEKSSDPVKMYLSDIYTISVNLAGLPGISVPAGFSNNMPVGMQLIGNYFDESRLLNVAHQFQLNTDWHKQCPAAYA, encoded by the coding sequence ATGTTAGAAAAGACAATTGCGGAACTCTCTTCAGATTTATCCACCGGGAAGATCTCCAGTCTTGAACTGACAAAGGAATATCTGAAGCGCATAAAACAACACGATTCAGGCATTAACAGCTATATCACTGTCACTGAAGAACAGGCTTTGGCTCAAGCAAAGGCGGCTGATGAACGCATTGCCGCAAAAACCCATCGTCAATTGACCGGCATTCCGATTGCCCACAAAGACATCTTCTGTACGCTTGGCGTCAAAACCAGTTGTGCTTCGAAGATGCTTGATAATTTTGTCTCCCCCTACGACGCAACCGTTGTTGAAAAGTTCAACACCGAGGGCGCAATTATGTTGGGCAAGACCAACATGGATGAGTTCGCCATGGGTTCTTCCAACGAAAGCAGCTTTTACGGACCTGTGCATAATCCCTGGGATCTGGAGCGTATTCCAGGTGGTTCGTCAGGTGGCTCAGCGGCCGCTGTTGTGGCTCGTCTGGCAGTAGCAAGCACAGGTACCGATACCGGTGGCTCTATCAGGCAACCAGCTGCAATGTGTGGCGTTACCGGTCTTAAACCTACCTATGGCCGCGTTTCGCGCTGGGGCATGATCGCCTTTGCCTCAAGCCTCGATCAGGCAGGCCCCTTTGCTCGTAGCGCCGAAGATGCCGCCATTCTTCTCAATGCTATGGCGGGTTTTGATCCAAAAGATTCCACCAGCGCGGAACGCGATGTACCGGACTATACCCAGGCTTTGAACAACTCGCTTAAGGGCTTAACAATTGGTCTACCCAAAGAATATTTTGACGACGCCCTGGATGCGGGTACTGGTGCCGTTATCGAGGAAGCACGTCAGGTTTTAGGCAAATTGGGCGCAAGCTTTAAAGACATTAGTCTGCCGAATACTCGATTGTCGGTCCCCGCCTACTATGTTGTTGCCCCAGCAGAGTGTTCGTCTAATCTGTCGCGATTCGATGGTGTGCGCTACGGCTATCGCTGTAAGAATGCCGTTGACCTTGAAGACCTGTACAAACGTAGTCGGGGCGAAGGATTTGGTGCTGAGGTGAAACGACGTATTATGATCGGCGCCTACGCCTTGTCGGCCGGATACTACGATGCCTATTATTTAAAAGCACAGCAGATACGTCGCTTGATCAGCGAGGATTTCACCAAGGCCTTTCAGGAAGTCGATCTTATACTCGGCCCAACGGCTCCGGAAACAGCGTTCAAGATTGGCGAGAAATCTAGCGATCCGGTCAAAATGTATCTTTCAGACATTTATACGATTTCAGTCAATCTTGCAGGACTGCCCGGGATATCAGTGCCTGCTGGCTTTTCGAACAATATGCCCGTGGGCATGCAGCTCATCGGAAACTATTTCGATGAGTCTCGCTTACTCAATGTCGCACACCAGTTTCAGTTGAACACTGACTGGCACAAACAATGTCCAGCTGCGTACGCATAA
- the gatC gene encoding Asp-tRNA(Asn)/Glu-tRNA(Gln) amidotransferase subunit GatC: MSLQKDDVKNIAHLARIAIDEKDIPALSENLSSILQLVEQMSSVDTQGVTPMAHPLDMHQRLRTDEVTETNHRDDYQSLAPLTEDGLYLVPKVIE, translated from the coding sequence ATGTCCTTACAAAAAGACGATGTCAAAAACATTGCCCATTTAGCCCGAATCGCTATCGACGAGAAAGATATTCCTGCCTTGTCAGAAAATCTTTCCAGTATTTTGCAACTCGTCGAGCAAATGAGCTCTGTCGATACCCAGGGTGTTACACCTATGGCTCATCCCCTGGATATGCATCAACGCTTGCGTACTGACGAAGTCACCGAAACGAATCATCGGGACGACTATCAATCGCTCGCTCCGCTCACTGAAGACGGTTTGTATCTGGTTCCGAAAGTCATCGAATAA
- a CDS encoding rod shape-determining protein yields MFGRLRGMFSNDLSIDLGTANTLIYVRGKGIVLAEPSVVAIRQERGPGGPKSIAAVGLEAKRMLGRTPGNITAIRPLKDGVIADFTVTEKMLQHFIFKVHESKFFRPSPRVLVCVPCGSTQVERRAIKESAAGAGAREVYLIEEPMAAAIGAGMPIGEASGSMVVDIGGGTTEVAVMSLNGIVYSESVRIGGDRFDEAIINYVRRNYGTLIGDATAERIKQEIGTAYPAEEVREIEVRGRNLAEGVPRSFTLNSNEILEALQEPLAGIVGAVRGALEQTPPELGSDVAERGMVLTGGGALLRDLDRLLMEETGLPVIVAEDPLTCVARGGGRALEMIDEHGGEVFAVE; encoded by the coding sequence ATGTTTGGACGTCTCCGTGGCATGTTTTCCAACGATCTCTCGATCGATCTGGGCACCGCAAACACGCTAATTTATGTGCGCGGTAAAGGTATCGTGTTGGCCGAGCCTTCGGTAGTGGCCATACGCCAGGAACGTGGTCCGGGCGGCCCGAAGAGTATCGCGGCGGTCGGTCTGGAGGCTAAGCGCATGCTTGGCCGTACTCCTGGGAATATCACGGCTATACGGCCTCTGAAAGACGGTGTAATTGCCGACTTCACCGTAACCGAAAAAATGCTTCAGCACTTTATATTTAAAGTGCATGAATCGAAATTCTTCCGCCCCAGTCCGCGAGTACTGGTTTGCGTTCCCTGTGGTTCGACGCAGGTGGAAAGACGTGCGATCAAAGAATCTGCAGCAGGTGCGGGTGCACGTGAGGTTTATCTCATCGAAGAACCGATGGCTGCAGCAATAGGCGCAGGTATGCCGATCGGTGAAGCCAGTGGCTCGATGGTTGTCGACATCGGTGGTGGTACTACCGAGGTGGCGGTTATGTCACTCAATGGCATTGTGTATTCAGAATCGGTGCGTATCGGTGGTGACCGCTTCGACGAAGCGATTATCAACTACGTGCGTCGAAATTACGGCACATTGATCGGGGATGCGACAGCCGAACGTATCAAGCAGGAAATCGGTACCGCTTACCCGGCCGAAGAGGTGCGCGAGATCGAAGTTCGCGGTCGTAACCTGGCCGAAGGTGTGCCGCGCAGTTTTACCCTGAACAGCAACGAGATTCTTGAAGCCCTTCAGGAACCACTCGCCGGTATCGTTGGCGCAGTTCGTGGTGCACTGGAACAGACGCCTCCCGAGCTTGGTTCAGACGTTGCCGAACGTGGCATGGTGCTGACCGGTGGTGGTGCCTTGTTACGCGATCTGGATCGCCTATTGATGGAAGAAACCGGACTGCCGGTCATCGTCGCCGAAGATCCGCTGACCTGTGTTGCACGGGGTGGTGGACGCGCACTTGAGATGATCGACGAGCATGGTGGCGAAGTCTTCGCAGTTGAATAA
- the mreC gene encoding rod shape-determining protein MreC produces MKPLFAYGQAAGLRFVLLVVFSSALMTLDHRQGFLSDIRSAISVIVYPIQALVSLPVSASGWLGENLSSREALMEENGALRSQNIFLKAQLQKFVSLEIENMRLRKLLQASERINDRVLAAELLSVDLDPFSHQVVVNKGLRHDIYNGQPVLDAEGVYGQVVHAMPLTSQIMLITDPAHALPVQFNRNGIRTIAVGTGAMDKLELLHIPNNSDVQVGDVLVTSGLGGVFPVGYPVAEVIEFEPIVSQPYAKVFARPLAMLDRSREVMLVWHQERVDLIAAQKAAEEQALQLEEEKKRKKEQAKRDEKAKPKAKPKPEPRPEPEPEIDPVPEDVIESEIDVQP; encoded by the coding sequence ATTAAACCGCTATTTGCTTACGGGCAGGCAGCAGGGCTTCGGTTCGTCTTGCTGGTGGTGTTTTCCAGCGCCCTGATGACTTTGGACCATAGACAAGGTTTCTTGAGCGATATCCGCTCAGCCATCTCCGTTATTGTATATCCGATACAAGCACTGGTTAGTCTCCCGGTCTCCGCCAGCGGATGGCTGGGAGAAAATCTTTCCTCGCGCGAAGCCCTGATGGAGGAGAATGGGGCTTTACGTTCGCAAAACATTTTCCTGAAGGCGCAACTGCAAAAATTCGTTTCGCTTGAAATAGAAAATATGCGTTTGCGTAAGCTGTTGCAGGCGTCAGAGCGAATCAATGACCGGGTGCTTGCTGCAGAATTGCTTTCTGTTGACCTCGATCCTTTTAGCCATCAAGTCGTGGTAAACAAAGGATTACGTCATGACATCTATAATGGCCAGCCGGTATTGGATGCTGAAGGGGTTTATGGCCAGGTCGTCCATGCAATGCCGCTGACCAGTCAGATCATGTTGATAACAGACCCCGCCCATGCCTTGCCCGTTCAGTTCAATCGTAATGGCATCCGAACAATCGCCGTCGGTACCGGCGCGATGGACAAACTCGAGCTGTTACATATTCCTAATAATTCCGATGTGCAGGTCGGTGATGTATTGGTGACATCGGGTTTAGGTGGTGTTTTTCCAGTGGGATACCCCGTTGCCGAAGTAATTGAGTTTGAACCTATCGTCAGTCAACCCTATGCAAAAGTATTTGCGCGCCCATTGGCTATGCTTGATCGTTCGCGGGAAGTTATGTTGGTTTGGCACCAGGAGCGCGTTGATTTAATTGCTGCTCAGAAAGCAGCGGAGGAACAGGCGCTGCAACTAGAAGAAGAGAAAAAGCGCAAAAAGGAACAGGCAAAGCGTGATGAAAAGGCCAAGCCCAAGGCTAAGCCGAAACCAGAACCTCGCCCTGAGCCTGAACCGGAAATCGATCCTGTACCGGAAGACGTGATTGAGTCAGAGATTGATGTACAACCTTAA
- the mreD gene encoding rod shape-determining protein MreD, whose product MSEIQRRGGSTILTTFVVALALVALPLPDWARWMRPEWATLVLIYWCLALPGRVNVGVGWMVGLFVDVITGNLLGQHALALSIVAFVTVKVHKQVRVYPLWQQALSVFVLVALGQLLVVWVKGIIGQAPEDWLYWVPSLTSALLWPWVYIVLRDARRKFRVAG is encoded by the coding sequence ATGAGTGAAATTCAACGCCGTGGCGGCAGCACAATCCTGACTACCTTTGTGGTGGCCTTAGCGCTGGTGGCGCTTCCGCTACCAGATTGGGCGCGTTGGATGCGGCCGGAATGGGCGACACTGGTGCTGATCTATTGGTGTCTGGCCTTGCCGGGGCGCGTGAATGTTGGTGTTGGCTGGATGGTCGGGTTGTTTGTCGATGTCATTACCGGAAATTTGCTCGGCCAACACGCCCTGGCTTTGTCTATTGTCGCGTTTGTGACAGTGAAAGTGCACAAACAAGTTCGTGTCTATCCCTTGTGGCAACAAGCGTTGAGTGTTTTCGTACTTGTTGCGCTGGGACAATTATTGGTTGTATGGGTAAAGGGAATTATCGGACAGGCGCCAGAGGACTGGCTGTACTGGGTGCCATCGCTAACAAGTGCCTTGTTGTGGCCATGGGTTTATATCGTATTGCGGGATGCTAGACGTAAATTCCGAGTAGCAGGCTAG
- the mrdA gene encoding penicillin-binding protein 2 gives MKFGADSRVRLKDHLRETQLFSSRVIAAVFVVSLLVLTLIGRMIYLQILSHEHYTTLSQNNRVSLVPIPPTRGLIYDFNGVVLAQNIPSFTLEIVPEKVEDFDETIARLREIMEITDGDLERYHKIRRRTSRFKPVPLRFRLTEEEVARFAVRRHQYEGVDIQSRLLRQYPQGALGVHAIGYVGRINEAEMDTLDQAEYNGTTHIGKSGVEKSYEESLHGKVGFKRVETNAQGRIIRVLEEQAPTPGKHLYLNLDAQVQMIAEQALGQNRGAIVAIDPRTGGVIALASMPAFDPNPFVNGIDSASYAALAKNKAQPLFNRALRGRYPPGSTIKPFVGLAGLEYDLIHGGSRIPCPGYYMLKNDDRRYRDWKKEGHGEDVTLLSAIRESCDVYFYDLALNLGIDRIHEYMKQFGFGERTGIDVSGETLGLLPSREWKRRVKREPWYPGETLISGIGQGFNLASPLQLASAIGAFANFGLHMQPRLGYATEIPGTFEREYVEPEIKAMIPVLKKQNWDYVVKSMERVVHSARGTAKNISDAPYHIAGKTGTAQVFGIKQGEEYVKEEIELHLRDHALFVAFAPVDDPKIAVSVIVENGGGGGSTAAPIARAVLDAYLLKKTI, from the coding sequence ATGAAATTTGGCGCGGATTCAAGAGTAAGACTCAAAGACCATTTGCGGGAAACGCAATTGTTTTCCAGTCGCGTAATTGCGGCAGTGTTTGTCGTGTCCTTGCTTGTGCTTACTCTGATCGGCCGCATGATTTACCTGCAGATACTGAGTCATGAGCATTACACTACTTTGTCGCAAAACAACCGGGTGAGTCTTGTACCGATTCCACCTACTCGCGGTTTGATCTATGACTTTAATGGTGTGGTGCTAGCGCAAAATATACCTTCGTTCACCCTGGAGATTGTTCCAGAAAAAGTTGAAGACTTTGACGAGACTATAGCGCGGCTGCGGGAAATCATGGAGATCACCGATGGTGATCTTGAGCGCTATCACAAAATACGCCGAAGAACGTCGAGATTTAAGCCAGTACCTCTACGCTTTCGTTTAACTGAGGAAGAAGTAGCACGTTTTGCGGTGAGGCGACATCAATACGAAGGTGTGGATATTCAGTCACGTCTGCTGCGGCAGTATCCTCAGGGGGCGCTGGGTGTGCATGCAATTGGCTATGTCGGCCGTATCAATGAAGCTGAAATGGATACTCTGGATCAGGCCGAATATAACGGTACGACGCATATCGGTAAGAGTGGTGTCGAAAAATCCTATGAAGAGTCTCTGCATGGCAAAGTTGGATTTAAACGTGTTGAAACCAATGCGCAGGGACGCATTATTCGTGTGCTTGAAGAACAAGCGCCCACGCCAGGAAAACACCTCTATTTAAACCTCGACGCGCAGGTGCAAATGATTGCCGAGCAAGCGCTGGGACAAAATCGAGGAGCCATCGTCGCAATCGATCCGCGCACCGGCGGTGTGATTGCCTTGGCCAGTATGCCGGCGTTTGATCCGAACCCATTTGTGAATGGAATCGACAGCGCTTCTTATGCCGCGCTTGCAAAGAACAAAGCCCAACCGTTGTTCAATCGCGCCCTGCGTGGACGTTATCCTCCCGGATCAACAATCAAACCTTTCGTCGGGCTTGCCGGTCTTGAATACGATTTGATACACGGCGGATCGCGCATTCCGTGTCCAGGTTATTACATGCTCAAGAATGACGATCGCCGATATCGCGACTGGAAAAAGGAGGGTCATGGCGAAGATGTTACTTTGCTTAGCGCCATTCGTGAGTCTTGTGATGTCTATTTCTATGACCTTGCGCTTAATTTAGGTATAGATCGCATTCATGAATACATGAAGCAATTTGGTTTTGGTGAACGAACCGGTATTGATGTCTCAGGTGAAACGCTTGGCTTGTTACCTTCGCGTGAATGGAAGCGGCGCGTAAAACGTGAACCCTGGTATCCAGGTGAGACATTGATTAGCGGTATAGGTCAGGGTTTTAATCTGGCTTCGCCACTCCAACTGGCGTCGGCAATAGGCGCCTTTGCCAACTTCGGTTTACACATGCAACCTCGCCTGGGTTATGCAACGGAAATCCCCGGTACTTTCGAGCGAGAATACGTTGAGCCTGAAATTAAGGCGATGATACCCGTTTTGAAAAAACAGAATTGGGACTACGTCGTGAAAAGTATGGAACGAGTAGTTCACAGTGCGCGTGGAACAGCGAAAAATATCAGTGACGCGCCATACCATATCGCCGGGAAAACCGGCACTGCACAGGTTTTTGGTATTAAGCAAGGCGAGGAATACGTCAAAGAGGAAATCGAGTTGCACCTGCGTGACCACGCATTATTCGTAGCCTTCGCCCCGGTTGATGATCCGAAGATAGCAGTATCGGTAATTGTAGAAAATGGTGGTGGCGGTGGCTCAACTGCGGCACCTATTGCGCGCGCTGTACTCGACGCCTACTTACTGAAGAAGACCATATGA
- the rodA gene encoding rod shape-determining protein RodA, with translation MSSLQNAHMDWPLLAGILVLTSVGLVIQYSASGQNWDLVIKQMMMLALAYVVMFLIAQVQPRHIELWTPWFFGFGILLLLIVLFFGDTGKGAQRWLDLGIFRFQPSEIMKIAVPMMVAWYVAEKALPPSIPRLIVAIFIILVPVVLIAKQPDLGTSILVASAGVFALLLTGLSMRLIIGAGVLLASVAPVVWFYLMRDYQRQRVLTFLDPESDPLGSGYHIIQSKIAIGSGGIYGKGWLNGTQSQLDFLPERTTDFIFAVFAEEFGMIGVIVLLAIYLFIIFRGLTIAYQAQSGYTRLLAGSLILTFFVYVLVNIGMVSGLMPVVGVPLPLISYGGTSMVTLMAGMGVLMSIQTHRKLLTAT, from the coding sequence ATGTCCAGTCTGCAAAACGCGCATATGGACTGGCCTTTGCTCGCCGGAATTCTGGTGCTAACCTCCGTCGGCTTGGTCATACAATATAGCGCAAGCGGTCAGAATTGGGATCTGGTAATAAAACAAATGATGATGCTAGCACTTGCCTATGTTGTGATGTTTCTCATCGCGCAGGTTCAGCCGCGTCACATCGAGCTATGGACGCCCTGGTTCTTTGGTTTCGGAATCCTATTGCTGTTGATCGTGCTTTTTTTCGGCGACACGGGAAAAGGCGCGCAGCGCTGGTTGGATTTGGGGATTTTCCGCTTTCAACCTTCTGAGATCATGAAAATTGCGGTGCCGATGATGGTCGCCTGGTATGTAGCAGAAAAAGCCTTGCCGCCAAGTATTCCCCGCCTGATTGTTGCCATTTTCATTATACTGGTACCCGTGGTGCTGATCGCAAAACAGCCTGATCTAGGTACTTCGATATTGGTCGCAAGTGCTGGCGTGTTTGCACTTTTACTTACAGGCCTAAGCATGCGGTTGATCATTGGTGCAGGCGTTTTGCTTGCGTCAGTAGCACCTGTCGTGTGGTTTTATCTGATGCGTGACTATCAGCGGCAACGCGTATTGACGTTTCTTGACCCGGAAAGTGATCCACTGGGTTCCGGTTATCACATCATTCAATCAAAAATCGCGATTGGCTCAGGCGGAATTTACGGAAAGGGCTGGCTGAACGGAACGCAGTCGCAGTTGGATTTTCTACCTGAACGAACCACAGACTTTATCTTCGCTGTATTTGCCGAGGAATTTGGCATGATAGGTGTTATCGTTCTGTTGGCGATTTATCTATTCATTATTTTCCGCGGTCTGACGATTGCATATCAAGCTCAGTCTGGTTACACACGACTGCTGGCAGGCAGTCTGATCCTGACGTTCTTTGTCTATGTGCTTGTGAATATTGGCATGGTAAGCGGTTTGATGCCGGTAGTTGGCGTACCCTTGCCGCTCATTAGCTATGGCGGTACCTCGAT